The following is a genomic window from Chitinophaga caseinilytica.
AGATTATCAATACCCTGCGGACCAACGGGATCCTCCTGGCGCAGGTGGTGCCGGAAGGCGGACTGCTGACCGGCAGCTCGTCGGTAGTGCAGCTCGACGCCTGGAACTGGGAAGACGCGGCTTACAAAACCGATAACGGCATCCATTTTTACATGCCCCGTCTCATGCCGCGCGCCAATCCCTTCGGTGCGGAAGCCCGCGGGCCGGGTGGCGATGCGGTGAAAGCGGCCATGGACAAGATCGGCCAGGTGAAGGCTTTCCTGCGCGACGCCAAAGCATATCTGGACGGCGGTTCCAAAAAGAATGGCACCAACCTGAAATACGAGGCGGTGAAAGGCCTGTTCGACGGAAGCCAGAAGTTCTTCATCCACTGTGATCTCATGAAGGAAATGGTGATAGCCGCGGATATGAAGCAGGAATTCGGGCTGGATGTGGTGATCGTTGGCGGGACTGACAGCTGGATGATCGCCGATATGTTGAAGAAGAACGGCATTCCGGTGATCCTGTCGCAGCCGCACAGTCTGCCGGTGATGCAGGACGACGATGTGGACCAGCCTTATAAAACCCCTGCGCTCCTGCAGAAAGCCGGTGTGCTGTTCAGTATTTCGAACGAGGGGTTCTGGCAGCAGCGGAACCTTCCATTCAACGCCGGAACGGCCGGAGCGTATGGTTTGAGCAGGGAAGAAGCCCTCAGCGCTATCACCCTCAACGCGGCCAAAATCCTTGGGATCGCGGATAAGACCGGCTCGCTGGAAGTGGGGAAGGACGCGAATATGGTGGTGAGCACGGGCGATATCCTGGATATGAAGTCGAGCGTGATCACGCGGGCGTACATCCAGGGCCGGGAAATCGACCTGACAGACAAGCATAAACAGCTGTTTGAAAGATATAAGCATAAATATCAGTTGCAATAGATTGATTTGCAATGGAAATGATGAAGGCCGTCCGCACCAGCGGGCGGCTTTTTTCATGCCCTGGAAAAATCGTTGGGAGCTGCTGACATACCCTTGTCATATGGCGGGTTGAGATTTGTGGAAAAAAGATGAGACAGCAGATAACAACGGCCCGTCTTTTCGGGCTGGAAGACATTTCGCCGGAGGAGGTGCTCCGGCGCCTGGGGGAGCCGGGTTTCCGGATGGTGGACAATAATCCGTGCGCGTCGTACAAGCGGCACCATATTCCCGGTGCGCGGCATTTGGACCCGGGGGATTATGGGGCGGGGGATCTGGAATGCGGGAAGGAGGATACGATCGTTTTTTACTGTTCGGATGCCTTGTGCGGAGCGGCGCCCTATGCCGCGAAGCGCGCACGGAACATGGGTTTTGAGCATGTATACGTCATGACCCAGGGGATTTCCCAATGGTTAAAAAACGGCTTCCCGACAAAAAATGTTTGAAAAAAGTTTTGTGTTCGGAGAAAAATTACTTTGAGCGCAAAACTTGTTTTATGAAAAAGAAAACACCCAAATTTTACAAACCGATCTGTCGGTGGAAACAACTCGAAAACGTTCGCAAACGTATTGAGGAGGAAGATAAGGATTTGACGCCCGAGGAGGCGTTTAAAAGCTTGTACGAAGCGGGGTTGATCGATGAAAACGGCAACGAACCTGCGTGGATGAGTGATCCGGCAAATTTTACAATGCGTTTTTTAAGGAGGTAGATTTTTTGTTTGTTAACCTTACAATGAAATTCAATGGGTTTTCGAAACGTGGTTTTTGGTTATCATGGCTGCGATGCAAGGTTGGCATCGCAGCTTTTACATGTCAAGCAGAAAATTCGCATTAGTAGAGGTGAATTTGAATGGCTGGGTCATGGTATGTATTTCTGGGAGAATAACCTGGAAAGGGCGCGGGAATGGGCCAAAGAAAAAAGCAGGCAAGGGCTGATCGATACGCCAGCCGTTATTGGAGCCGTATTGGATTTGAAGAATTGTTGCGATTTTTCTGATAAGTATTATTTGGACTTGTATCAAACCTACTGTATGCAAATGCAACGACGGTACCAGTCGAAGAATATGAGGATGCCTGTTAATTTCGCACCTGCTGGGTCCATTCCCAAAGATCGTGTTTGCCGGAAGTTGGATTGCGCGATAATTGAGTGGATGCATGAGCGAATGCAGTATTTAAATTCTCGTCAGGCCGGCATTGCGGATACTTCCGAGCTTCCGCCGTTCGATTCCGTCAGAGGGTTGTTCACCGAAGGCCATCCTGTATTCGAAGGCTCTGGTATTTATCGGAATACGCACATTCAGATTTGTATCCGCAACCCGGAATGTATCCTGGGATATTTCCTTCCCCGGGAAGGAGAGATGGATGAGATAGAAGGGTTCGAAGTGGAGGAGTCTCCGGCTTTGATTCGATGGAATTAAAAATAAAACCCCGGAGCCCTAAAGCCTCCGGGGTCAATAACGAACCTCACTTATCGAGAAAAAAACTAAATGATCTTCACCAGGTAATAATTCTTCTTCCCCTTTTGGAAAAGAATGCTATTGGCGTTCAGCAGCGACGATCCGTCGATCTTCAGGTCGATTGCGGTCAGCTTTGAGCCGTTCATGCTCACGCCTCCGCCCTGGATCGTTTTGCGCGCTTCGCCTTTGCTGGGGAACACGCCCGCTTCTGCGAGGAAAGTAACCACGTCTTTTCCTGCTTCCAACACGGCGGCGGGCATTTCAAACTTTACTACGCCCGTAAACACCTGCATCAGTTCTTCTTCAGAAAGCTCACGTAACGAATCGATGGAAGTGTTGAAGAGCTTATCAGTGGTTTTAACAGCGTTGAGGTATTCTTCTTCGCCGTGTATGAAGCTCGTCACTTCCTGCGCGAGTTTCTTCTGCAGCACGCGTTTGCTCGCGTCCTGGCGGTGTTCGGCGATCAGGTCGTTGATCGTAGCTTCTTCAAGGAAGGTGAAGATCCTGATGTAATTTTCCGCATCGTCATCGTCGGAACGCAGCCAGAACTGGTAGAATTCGTACGGACTGGTCTTTGCCGCATCGAGCCAGATATTCCCGCTTTCGGACTTGCCGAATTTGGTACCGTCTTTCTTCTTGATCAGCGGACAGGTGAAGGCATATCCCTCGCCGCCGCCCATACGGCGAACGAGCTCCGTTCCGGTAACGATATTGCCCCACTGGTCGGAGCCGCCCATCTGCATTTTGCAGTTCTTCGTCTTGTATAAATGGTAGAAGTCGTACCCCTGGATCATCTGGTAAGAAAACTCCGTGAACGACATGCCGCTGTCGCCTTCGAGGCGTTTCTTCACGGAATCTTTCGCCATCATGTAATTGACGGTGATGTGCTTGCCTACGTCGCGGATGAAGCTGAGGAACGAAATGTCTTTGAACCAGTCGTAGTTGTTCACCATTTCCGCATAATTGGATTTCGACGGGTCGAAGTCCAGGTATTTCTCCAGCTGGGCTTTGATGCTGCTCAGGTTGTGCTGCAACGTGTCCAGGTCGAGCATTTTGCGTTCTTCTGCTTTGAAGGAAGGGTCGCCCACCATGCCGGTGGCGCCGCCTACGAGTGCGAGCGGCTTGTGGCCGGCGCGCTGCAGGTGTTTGAGCAGCATGATGGGAACGAGGTTGCCCACATGCAGCGAGTCCGCCGTCGGGTCAAATCCCACGTAGGCGGTCGTCATTTCCTTTTCCAGCTGTTCTTCCGTGCCTGGCTTGATATCCTGTATCATACCGCGCCAGCGCAATTCCGATATTAGATTCATGAAATGGTGAAAAATTTTTGCAAAGTTACGTTTATATCGACGAATAATCGCCCTTTTTATCACATCCGGGGCCGCCAGGGGAGTTCTTCCACCTGTAACTGATGCCCCACATACCGCGCCAGCATGAACAGGTAATCGCTCAGCCGGTTGATATATTGCAGCACGAGCGGCTCAACCGGTTGTCCTTCGTCCATCAGCGCCACGCACAGCCGTTCCGCCCGCCGGCAAACGCACCGGGCGATATGGCAATGCGATACGGCTACGTGGCCGCCGGGCAGGATGAAATGTTTCATTTCCGGTAAGGTCGCGTCCATTTTGTCCATCGCGTCTTCCAGCATTTTAACGTCTTCTTCGTGGAGATCGGGCCGTTTCATTTTGGATTCCTTCTCCGGGTCGGTGGCCAGGGAGGCGCCGATGGTGAATAGGCGGTCCTGCGATTCGCGGAGCATGGCGCGCACGTCGGGGTCGGTCATATGATCGTTGACGAGGCCGATCCAGGAGTTCAGTTCGTCTACGGTGCCGTAAGTTTCGATGCGGAGGTGCCCTTTGGAGACTTTGGTGCCCCCGATGAGGGAAGTCTTGCCTTTGTCGCCCGTTTTGGTATATATTCTGAAAGCCATAATGCAGGGTTTTGGGCGAATGTACTGAAAAAAGCGGCCCCGGTGGTTGACCGGGGCCGCTTTCGATATCTTGAAGAAAAGCCGGTTTATCTGGCTACCGCTTCCCTTACGGGGTTCATTTTGTCGGATTCCACGAGGCCGTCGCGCAGGCGGATGATGCGGCGGGCGTGTTCGGCGATGTCTTCCTCGTGCGTAACCAGCACTACGGTGTTGCCGCCGGCGTGGATTTTCCCAAAAATGTCCATGATTTCGATGGATGTTTTGGTATCCAGGTTACCGGTGGGCTCGTCGGCCAGGATGAGCGAGGGGTCGTTCACCAGTGCCCGGGCGATGGCCACGCGTTGGCATTGGCCGCCGGAAAGCTCGTTGGGCTTGTGTTTGTATCTTTCGCCAAGACCAACCTTTTCAAGCATGGCGCGGGCTTTGTCTTCCCGTTCCCGCTTGCTGATGCCGGCGTAGATGAGGGGAACGGCCACGTTTTCGAGTGCGGTGAGGCGGGGCATGAGGTTGAACTGCTGGAATACGAACCCGATCTCCTGGTTGCGGATGCGGGCCAGTTCGTTATCCTCCATCCTGCTCACATCGTGCCCGCTGAGGATATAACTGCCGGCGGTGGGTGTGTCCAGCGCGCCGAGGATGTTCATCAGGGTGGATTTGCCGGAGCCGGAGGGCCCCATGAGGGCTACGTATTCGTTGCGGCCAATGTCCAGGCTCACGCCTTTGAGGACAGGCAGCTCGTTTTTGCCGATGAAATAGCTTTTCCGGATGCCTTCCAGGTGGATAACGGATTGGGTCATATTATTTCTTGATTACTTTGGGAACGCTGAAATATTCGTCTGTGTGGACGGGTGCGTTGCGAAGCCCTTCTTCCCGGGTAATGGCCGGGAGCACAGCGTCTTCGCGGAAAACGTTGGCGTCGCGGGTCATGTGCAGCAGTGGTTTCACATCTGTCGTGTCCAGTTCGTTCAGTTTCTCCACAAAGGTGATCATCCGCTGGAGGTCCTGCCGGATGGTTTCCCCTTCTTCCTGGCCGATTTCCAGTCTTGCCAGCGTAGCCAGCTGCCGGATCAGGGCGTCATTCACTTCCATGTGTTTAAATTAACGATTTAAAGCTAATAAAATGTATTCATATAACCGATAAATGTGATCGGTCGTACAAAAATAGGGATTATTGGGCGGGATGTGGATGTATCCTTTCCCAAAAGCCTTGTTAAAATTTCTTATTTTGCGGCCCGATATGGCTAAGGAAAAAGAAATCGTAGTGAGCGGCATCCGCTCTACAGGCATTTTGCACCTCGGAAACTATTTTGGTGCCATCCGTAATTACATCCGGATGCAGGAAGAATTCAACTGTTATTTTTTCGTGGCCGACTGGCATGCCCTCACCACGCATCCTGACCCTACCAGCCTGCGCGGCAACGTGTACCGGGTGCTGGCCGAGAACATCGCTTCCGGCCTCGATCCCGATAAAGTTACCTTGTACGTACAGAGCGATATTCCGGAGATCGCGGAACTTTACCTGCTGCTCAATATGATGGCGTATAAAGGGGAACTGGAAAGAGTGCCTACGTTCAAAGATAAAGTACGTCAGAATCCCAATAACGTGAACGCCGGGCTGCTGACCTACCCCGTCCTCATGTCTGCCGATATCCTCATTCACCGTGCGGTGAAAGTACCCGTAGGCAAAGATCAGGAGCAGCACCTCGAAATGAGCCGCAACTTTGCGCAGCGCTTCAACGAGCGCTATGGAGAACTCTTCCCCGAGCCGTACCCGTTCAACTACGGCGACGATCTCGTGCGTATCATGAGCCTCGACGGCAACGGTAAAATGAGCAAAAGCGAGAACGAGAATTCCACGCTGTACCTCAACGACAGCGATGATTCCATTCGCGCCAAAATAAAGAAGGCAAAGACGGACAGCGGCCCCCAGGAGCCCAATTCCGCCAAGCCCGATTATATCGAAAACCTCTTCACGCTGATGAAATTGGTTTCTACGCCCGACACCGTGCAGTTCTTCGAAGACGCCTTCAACGGTTGCAGCATCCGCTACGGCGATATGAAAAAGCAGCTGGGCGAGGATATGGTGAACTTCATCCGCCCGATCCGCGAGAAGGCCGAAGCGATCCAGCAAGACCATGCCTACCTGCACCGCATCATGCGCCAGGGGGCCGAGAAATCCCGCGAGTCCGCCGCCGCCACGCTGGCCGAGGCGCGCAAGCTCATGGGCCTCAATTTCTATTGATCTATTTTTCTATTTGAATCATACCCCCAATGCATGGCAAAGAATAAAATCAAGCATATTGCGGTAGCCGGTAATATCGGCGCCGGAAAAACCACCCTCACGGAAATGCTGTCGAAGCATTACAAATGGGTGCCGCAGTTCGAGGACGTAGAGCATAATCCATATCTGACTGATTTTTATGACGATATGCCGCGCTGGTCGTTCAACCTGCAGGTATATTTTCTGCACAGTCGCCTCAAGCAACTGGTTGATATCCAGCATGGTAAGGATACCGTGATCCAGGATCGCACCATCTATGAAGATGCGCACATTTTTGCGCCGAATCTGTACGAGATGGGCTTGATGACGAAGCGCGATTTCGATAACTATTTTAATTTCTTCGAGACGTTGAAATCGATGGTAAAACCGCCGGATTTATTGATTTATTTGCAGGCATCCGTACCTACACTGGTGGCGCAGATCCAGAAGCGCGGCCGTGAGTATGAGGAAAATATCCGGCTCGACTATCTGAAACGCCTCAACGAATATTACAACAGTTGGATCGAGAAATATAAGGATGGTCCGTTGCTTATCATCGACGTCGACAAAAATAAGTTCCCGGAAAACGAGGAAGATCTCGGTGAAATTATTTCGCGCGTAGATTCAGAGCTGTACGGGCTTTTCTAAGTTTTTGAAGTGATAAAATCTATCTCCGTCAAACGGTAATCTCCGTTTTTCGGAGATATTTTTTTTGGTGCGAATGCAGCGCGCCGTTAGTTTTGGGATATTGTTTGATGAACCCATTTTTTTATGATCATTGTTTGTTCTTTGGCCCTGCAATGGGTGTTACTGCAATTATTTCCTATCCCTCCTTTGCTGGAGGTTTTTGACACTTGGAACGAGCCGGGGCGGCTGGCGGCGTTGCGGCGTGTTTCGGCGGGTGTGTATTCCGAGAAAAGATTCATGATCGAAGGATGGAACGTTCATGCGTTGGCTGTGGCTTTTCCTGCGGGAGGGGGCGTGGCGGGCGTGAAGGTGCTGCATGCTGGCATACGGCCGTATGCGGAAACGCAGGCCAGCCTGATGTATGGGTTGCGTTTGGGGAAGTCGGTGATGGCCGCGGCGGGGTTTGGTTTGAGCGCGGGGGATGCTGCTGCGGAATTGGGGACGGTGTGGGAAACGGGGCAGCGATGCCGGATTGGGATGCAGTGCAAGATGGGGGCTTCCGGAGCGGAGTACGGAGGTGTTTCGGTGGCTTTCGGGGCGGCGGGGCCGGTCGAAATAGAATTGGCTGCCGGTAAAGCCGCGGGGCAGGTAGTGTCCGGGCGGGCGCAGGTGCTTTACAGGCCGGTGGAAAGGTTGCTGATCGTGGGTGGCTATGCTGCAGGGCCATTGTTTCCCTATGTGGGCGTGGGTTGGACGGCCGGTTGGTGGAGGATGGGAGTAGTGGGGCGGTGGCATCCTTATCTGGGGGTTTCGCCTGGGATTTTGATCGGGTGGAATGGTAAGGATTGACGTGCTGAGGTTGAGATGTGCGATGAGTGCTATGCTTATTAAATTAACTGCAAGCTGGTTGTTGACCGTAATGTAATGAGTCATGTATTTCGGTAGCTCATGGTTTCTAATTGGATCATCCAGATGGAACTGGGGGGCTGTTTTGCGAGGGATCTTTATCGCGTACTGCAAGTTTTGTAACGTGAGGCAAGGATGTTCCTCTTTGTTTGGAAGCGGATTGTTAACCTCGGAATGGTGAATTATGGGTTTGAATAAAATTTGTTTCCGATTTGGAGTGTCCAGATGGGGCACGCGGACAATTGCGCGATGGACATTCATCGCGTACAGTATGTTTTGCAGCGCAATGCATGGATTTACAAGCCTGGTAGTTTGAAATCAGATTGTTAACCTCTGAATAATGAATCATGGGTTAGAATAATAAGTGTTTCCGATTTGGAGTGTCCAGAAGAAGCACGTGAACAAATACGCGATGGACATTCTTCATGTACTGTATGTTTTGCGTTGCAATGCATGGGTATGCAAGCCTGGTAGTCTGAAATCAGATTGTTAACCTCGGAAAAATGAATCATGGGTTTGAATAAAATTGTTTCCGATATGAAGTATCCGGATCGGGCGCACGGATTATTGCGCGATGGCCATTCTTTTCCTACAGTATGTTTTGCAACACAATGCGTGGGTATGCAATCCAGGTAGACTGAAATCAGATTGTTAACCTCGGAATAATGAATCATGGGTTTGAATAAGATTGTTTCCCGATATGGGGTATCCAGGTGGGGCACGATG
Proteins encoded in this region:
- the gatC gene encoding Asp-tRNA(Asn)/Glu-tRNA(Gln) amidotransferase subunit GatC encodes the protein MEVNDALIRQLATLARLEIGQEEGETIRQDLQRMITFVEKLNELDTTDVKPLLHMTRDANVFREDAVLPAITREEGLRNAPVHTDEYFSVPKVIKK
- a CDS encoding rhodanese-like domain-containing protein, coding for MRQQITTARLFGLEDISPEEVLRRLGEPGFRMVDNNPCASYKRHHIPGARHLDPGDYGAGDLECGKEDTIVFYCSDALCGAAPYAAKRARNMGFEHVYVMTQGISQWLKNGFPTKNV
- a CDS encoding cob(I)yrinic acid a,c-diamide adenosyltransferase, which gives rise to MAFRIYTKTGDKGKTSLIGGTKVSKGHLRIETYGTVDELNSWIGLVNDHMTDPDVRAMLRESQDRLFTIGASLATDPEKESKMKRPDLHEEDVKMLEDAMDKMDATLPEMKHFILPGGHVAVSHCHIARCVCRRAERLCVALMDEGQPVEPLVLQYINRLSDYLFMLARYVGHQLQVEELPWRPRM
- the trpS gene encoding tryptophan--tRNA ligase — protein: MAKEKEIVVSGIRSTGILHLGNYFGAIRNYIRMQEEFNCYFFVADWHALTTHPDPTSLRGNVYRVLAENIASGLDPDKVTLYVQSDIPEIAELYLLLNMMAYKGELERVPTFKDKVRQNPNNVNAGLLTYPVLMSADILIHRAVKVPVGKDQEQHLEMSRNFAQRFNERYGELFPEPYPFNYGDDLVRIMSLDGNGKMSKSENENSTLYLNDSDDSIRAKIKKAKTDSGPQEPNSAKPDYIENLFTLMKLVSTPDTVQFFEDAFNGCSIRYGDMKKQLGEDMVNFIRPIREKAEAIQQDHAYLHRIMRQGAEKSRESAAATLAEARKLMGLNFY
- a CDS encoding ABC transporter ATP-binding protein — protein: MTQSVIHLEGIRKSYFIGKNELPVLKGVSLDIGRNEYVALMGPSGSGKSTLMNILGALDTPTAGSYILSGHDVSRMEDNELARIRNQEIGFVFQQFNLMPRLTALENVAVPLIYAGISKREREDKARAMLEKVGLGERYKHKPNELSGGQCQRVAIARALVNDPSLILADEPTGNLDTKTSIEIMDIFGKIHAGGNTVVLVTHEEDIAEHARRIIRLRDGLVESDKMNPVREAVAR
- the tyrS gene encoding tyrosine--tRNA ligase; this encodes MNLISELRWRGMIQDIKPGTEEQLEKEMTTAYVGFDPTADSLHVGNLVPIMLLKHLQRAGHKPLALVGGATGMVGDPSFKAEERKMLDLDTLQHNLSSIKAQLEKYLDFDPSKSNYAEMVNNYDWFKDISFLSFIRDVGKHITVNYMMAKDSVKKRLEGDSGMSFTEFSYQMIQGYDFYHLYKTKNCKMQMGGSDQWGNIVTGTELVRRMGGGEGYAFTCPLIKKKDGTKFGKSESGNIWLDAAKTSPYEFYQFWLRSDDDDAENYIRIFTFLEEATINDLIAEHRQDASKRVLQKKLAQEVTSFIHGEEEYLNAVKTTDKLFNTSIDSLRELSEEELMQVFTGVVKFEMPAAVLEAGKDVVTFLAEAGVFPSKGEARKTIQGGGVSMNGSKLTAIDLKIDGSSLLNANSILFQKGKKNYYLVKII
- a CDS encoding amidohydrolase family protein, which codes for MKKIFLSIIGLTASLATLRAQETVYPAGSQKGLVFLKNATIHTGAGQVIERGTIGFSNGKIIAVGANVAIPADDVRVFDVQGQHIYPGLIVTDSNLGLTEVESVRATNDYSEVGEINPSIRSIVSYNTDSKIINTLRTNGILLAQVVPEGGLLTGSSSVVQLDAWNWEDAAYKTDNGIHFYMPRLMPRANPFGAEARGPGGDAVKAAMDKIGQVKAFLRDAKAYLDGGSKKNGTNLKYEAVKGLFDGSQKFFIHCDLMKEMVIAADMKQEFGLDVVIVGGTDSWMIADMLKKNGIPVILSQPHSLPVMQDDDVDQPYKTPALLQKAGVLFSISNEGFWQQRNLPFNAGTAGAYGLSREEALSAITLNAAKILGIADKTGSLEVGKDANMVVSTGDILDMKSSVITRAYIQGREIDLTDKHKQLFERYKHKYQLQ
- a CDS encoding deoxynucleoside kinase; protein product: MAKNKIKHIAVAGNIGAGKTTLTEMLSKHYKWVPQFEDVEHNPYLTDFYDDMPRWSFNLQVYFLHSRLKQLVDIQHGKDTVIQDRTIYEDAHIFAPNLYEMGLMTKRDFDNYFNFFETLKSMVKPPDLLIYLQASVPTLVAQIQKRGREYEENIRLDYLKRLNEYYNSWIEKYKDGPLLIIDVDKNKFPENEEDLGEIISRVDSELYGLF